In Microbacterium sp. 1.5R, the following are encoded in one genomic region:
- a CDS encoding thiol-disulfide oxidoreductase DCC family protein, with the protein MHARPLLVYDGDCAFCTTWVQRLERWLGRFPEAQPWQWLDLDEIGLSSADVTRYAWLLVGARRMRGHAAFAGLLRMQRSRQLRFAGVLLVTPPFSWVAALGYSLIARFRHRLPGGTAACALPRA; encoded by the coding sequence ATGCACGCCCGGCCACTTCTCGTCTATGACGGCGATTGCGCGTTCTGCACCACGTGGGTGCAGCGACTCGAACGCTGGCTCGGCAGGTTTCCCGAGGCTCAGCCGTGGCAATGGCTCGACCTCGATGAAATCGGACTGAGCTCCGCGGATGTCACCCGCTACGCGTGGCTGCTGGTCGGCGCGCGTCGGATGCGCGGACATGCTGCCTTCGCAGGATTGCTCCGCATGCAGCGATCCCGGCAGCTGCGCTTCGCCGGCGTGCTCCTCGTCACGCCCCCGTTCTCCTGGGTCGCTGCGCTGGGCTATTCGCTGATCGCGCGCTTCCGACACCGTCTTCCCGGCGGCACGGCCGCCTGTGCGCTTCCGCGGGCCTGA
- a CDS encoding DUF7882 family protein has translation MGRLRYDSTLDPIVIDDVTLAHMKIVVGTKLRRQESFMMSWIPGDDSRDGRLTAWIHPSIPLVLAFDSVEPIHVDAERVSRMMNSLNAHGELLIEDM, from the coding sequence ATGGGACGCCTCAGGTATGACAGCACACTCGACCCGATCGTCATCGACGATGTGACGCTCGCGCACATGAAGATCGTCGTCGGCACGAAGCTCAGGCGGCAGGAGAGCTTCATGATGTCCTGGATCCCGGGAGACGATTCCCGCGACGGCCGACTGACCGCATGGATTCATCCGAGCATTCCGCTCGTCCTGGCGTTCGACAGCGTCGAGCCGATTCACGTGGATGCCGAGCGCGTGTCGCGGATGATGAACAGCCTCAACGCTCACGGAGAACTGCTGATCGAGGATATGTAG